From the genome of Spirosomataceae bacterium TFI 002, one region includes:
- a CDS encoding antagonist of KipI — translation MIFLSSGVLTTVQDAGFVNLRSEGIGTSGVMDKTSMRLLNILLNNPENGEVLEMHYPAPTIAFNESALIALGGGDFSPKINGKGVDCWKMHLVMPGDMLTFGHRVAGARMYLAVKGGFKHKPVLGSKSTSVAMSFGGKRIKKGDSLSLNLLNGSLYSAVQKFKISPHTVCSSLRPSLSGEQEIRILTNDSIDGLDHDSLNKIFSQEFIISANSNRMGYRLEGERIEISGIGEQISSAVAFGTIQLLHDGSLAVLMADHQTTGGYPRLAQVISVDLPILAQLNVGQHVKFREISLEVAEQVYLKQEKEIKKLKTSVALYK, via the coding sequence GTGATATTTTTATCATCGGGTGTACTAACTACTGTACAGGATGCTGGGTTTGTAAATCTCCGCTCAGAAGGCATAGGAACTTCAGGGGTGATGGACAAAACTTCAATGCGATTATTGAATATTCTACTCAATAATCCGGAAAATGGAGAAGTGCTTGAAATGCACTATCCCGCTCCTACTATCGCTTTTAATGAAAGTGCACTTATCGCATTGGGCGGTGGGGATTTTTCACCTAAAATTAATGGGAAAGGAGTCGATTGTTGGAAAATGCATTTAGTTATGCCAGGCGATATGCTCACATTTGGGCATAGGGTTGCAGGAGCAAGGATGTATTTAGCAGTAAAGGGTGGGTTTAAACATAAACCAGTTTTGGGCTCCAAGAGTACTTCGGTGGCAATGAGTTTTGGAGGAAAGAGAATAAAAAAAGGAGACTCGCTCAGTTTAAATTTACTAAATGGAAGTTTATACAGTGCCGTCCAGAAATTTAAAATCTCCCCTCATACAGTATGTAGTAGTTTGCGTCCTAGTCTTTCTGGTGAGCAAGAAATTAGAATACTTACTAATGACTCAATTGATGGTTTAGATCACGATAGTTTAAACAAGATATTCAGTCAGGAATTTATTATTTCTGCCAATTCTAATAGAATGGGCTATCGTTTGGAAGGAGAAAGAATTGAAATAAGTGGAATAGGCGAGCAGATATCATCTGCAGTAGCTTTTGGAACTATTCAATTGCTTCATGATGGCTCATTAGCCGTGCTTATGGCTGATCATCAGACAACCGGAGGCTATCCGAGATTAGCTCAGGTCATATCAGTTGACTTACCAATTTTGGCTCAACTCAATGTAGGTCAGCATGTTAAGTTTAGAGAAATATCTCTTGAAGTTGCGGAGCAGGTTTACCTTAAGCAAGAAAAAGAAATCAAGAAACTAAAAACATCAGTTGCTCTTTACAAATAA
- a CDS encoding inhibitor of KinA, producing the protein MDIKITSLSESAISVFIGDEISIETNKLLNSAQVFISSNPFEGFQELVITYHSITIFYDPLIVFLNEKSSPSEFVKKYILGLPWKKFGKKEKIRNQKVITIPVKYGGEDLEKVSSLKGLSQNEIIELHTAKEYQVFMIGFLPGFPYLGILDEKLKIKRKDKPSAKIQKGSVAIANLQTGIYPTDSPGGWYVLGKTELEMFDPNRKQRCYLKAGDSVIFKSI; encoded by the coding sequence ATGGATATTAAAATAACGTCATTGAGCGAATCGGCCATAAGTGTATTCATAGGTGATGAAATCTCAATTGAAACGAATAAACTTCTGAATAGTGCCCAGGTCTTTATTTCATCAAACCCTTTTGAAGGATTTCAAGAGCTTGTAATTACCTACCATTCTATCACTATTTTCTACGACCCATTAATTGTATTTTTAAACGAAAAATCCTCTCCGAGTGAGTTTGTAAAAAAATATATTTTGGGTCTTCCTTGGAAAAAGTTTGGTAAAAAAGAGAAAATTAGGAATCAAAAAGTAATTACTATTCCAGTAAAATATGGAGGGGAAGATTTAGAAAAAGTCTCAAGTCTCAAAGGTCTTTCTCAAAACGAAATTATTGAACTTCATACTGCTAAAGAGTACCAAGTCTTTATGATCGGATTCCTGCCAGGGTTTCCGTATTTGGGTATTTTGGACGAAAAACTAAAAATTAAAAGGAAGGATAAACCAAGTGCCAAAATTCAAAAAGGTAGTGTCGCAATAGCAAATTTACAAACCGGAATTTACCCAACAGACTCACCTGGAGGTTGGTATGTTTTAGGAAAAACAGAGCTAGAAATGTTTGATCCCAATCGGAAACAAAGGTGTTATTTAAAAGCAGGTGACAGTGTAATATTTAAGTCGATTTGA
- a CDS encoding Por secretion system C-terminal sorting domain-containing protein has translation MTKLLKILGFSLFCSLTILTSLAQECNDSFSASFQLSSSNRTINWDQFGKIDLPFTMVYGGPIFDGNKTRPLSHGFTHLSDYNAFAAIPASQRALIYYGVAFPNQNQPWETIRSPWNNNETIYSQKWDKDHQDFANGLPENTGKIEADIMLFDIERQWRSDFDILQLKGNSNIDNQYNNLSNESFLATYKRDLREQYTKPLVRFRNLGYGSNTKVSSYSDAPIWNVFSNITGYSWNDWQKSQAPLNYLLQNDQGGVGGSFNDELDFMAPSAYYYYDYPHPFAGEYLSYLLFQIEANKARTSKKVIPFVWLRYSFTPDYQNQFIRPWMAEATAIFPFFSGADGLWLWENPFNFTNDENFKTYEYFLKGLKRISAYNSMFTGDYELVIEESARDLNESKKPVWRGVVKDNLFLVAAHNPFAKDENEKTNILVSYKNFTKSIQLNGYETALCLYDLNVLAIDEPDGHEFQIFPNPTLERVRIIFNSKTVEKLNVLIHSTNGVLLQQQEYKPIVGANKFELNIPKIDAKVLLISVFQSGETYSRKIVIQ, from the coding sequence ATGACAAAACTACTTAAAATTTTAGGCTTCTCTCTTTTCTGCTCGCTAACAATTTTAACTAGTTTGGCTCAGGAGTGCAATGATTCCTTTTCGGCCTCCTTTCAGCTTTCTTCTAGCAATCGAACAATTAATTGGGACCAGTTTGGAAAAATAGACTTACCATTTACAATGGTGTATGGCGGGCCTATTTTCGATGGGAATAAAACTAGGCCACTTAGCCATGGATTTACTCATTTATCAGATTATAATGCCTTTGCTGCCATTCCAGCAAGTCAACGTGCTCTGATCTATTATGGTGTAGCATTTCCTAATCAAAATCAACCTTGGGAGACAATAAGAAGCCCATGGAATAACAATGAAACGATCTATAGTCAAAAATGGGACAAGGATCATCAAGACTTTGCTAACGGGCTTCCTGAAAATACGGGTAAAATAGAGGCTGATATTATGCTTTTTGATATCGAAAGGCAATGGAGATCCGATTTTGATATTTTGCAACTTAAGGGAAACTCCAATATTGATAATCAATATAATAACTTGAGCAACGAATCTTTTCTTGCAACCTATAAGAGAGACCTTAGAGAGCAGTATACTAAACCTTTAGTTAGATTTAGAAACCTTGGATATGGATCCAATACAAAAGTGAGTTCATATTCTGATGCACCCATTTGGAATGTTTTCAGCAACATTACGGGTTATTCTTGGAACGACTGGCAGAAGAGTCAGGCACCTCTCAATTATTTATTGCAAAATGATCAAGGTGGAGTAGGAGGGAGCTTTAATGACGAATTGGATTTTATGGCTCCATCGGCTTATTATTATTACGATTATCCCCATCCATTTGCTGGTGAGTACCTGTCTTATCTTTTATTTCAAATTGAAGCGAATAAGGCTCGAACTAGTAAAAAAGTAATTCCTTTTGTATGGTTGAGATATAGCTTCACACCAGATTACCAAAATCAATTTATACGTCCTTGGATGGCCGAAGCAACTGCAATTTTTCCTTTTTTCTCAGGGGCCGATGGGCTGTGGTTGTGGGAAAATCCTTTCAATTTCACCAATGACGAAAATTTCAAAACATACGAGTATTTTCTAAAAGGACTTAAAAGGATATCAGCTTACAATTCAATGTTTACAGGGGATTATGAGTTGGTTATAGAGGAATCTGCAAGAGATTTAAATGAATCGAAAAAGCCAGTGTGGAGAGGTGTGGTGAAGGATAATTTATTTTTGGTAGCTGCCCATAATCCATTTGCAAAAGATGAAAATGAGAAAACTAATATTCTGGTTTCTTATAAAAACTTCACAAAAAGCATTCAGTTGAATGGTTATGAAACTGCTTTGTGTTTATATGATCTTAATGTCTTAGCAATAGACGAACCTGATGGCCACGAATTTCAAATTTTCCCTAACCCAACTTTAGAAAGAGTCAGAATCATTTTCAATTCAAAAACTGTTGAAAAACTAAATGTACTCATTCATAGTACAAATGGGGTATTACTGCAGCAACAGGAGTACAAACCAATTGTAGGTGCAAATAAATTTGAATTAAATATTCCTAAAATAGATGCTAAGGTATTACTCATAAGTGTTTTTCAAAGTGGAGAAACTTACAGCCGCAAAATTGTGATTCAGTAA